In Gemmatimonas sp., a single genomic region encodes these proteins:
- the recO gene encoding DNA repair protein RecO, translating to MSLITTDAIVLHAVPYLESSRILRLATREAGVLSVVARGARSSKKRFGSGVDLFAEGQAQIQVKPGRDLHALNAFDVTRSRAGLATDLGRFTAASALVECVLRVVHDEAAPRVYHGVAAGLDAIAEASETDTVALTLGIFWRLVSEVGFMPSIDRCAECHAEIPPEADARFSHAAGGVLCPLCAKMAPSGRRLPASAREVISAWIRGDQPSVEPADCRAHQRLLREFVTQHLPDSRELRAFGVWEQGRW from the coding sequence ATGTCCCTGATCACGACCGACGCGATCGTGCTGCACGCCGTGCCATATCTCGAGTCGTCGCGCATCCTGCGTCTGGCGACTCGTGAGGCCGGCGTGCTGTCGGTGGTCGCCCGCGGCGCCCGCTCATCGAAGAAACGGTTCGGCAGCGGCGTCGATCTGTTCGCCGAAGGGCAGGCGCAGATTCAGGTGAAGCCGGGCCGCGACCTGCACGCGTTGAACGCCTTCGATGTCACCCGCTCACGAGCGGGCTTGGCCACGGATCTGGGCCGGTTCACCGCCGCCAGCGCCCTCGTGGAGTGCGTTCTGCGGGTGGTCCACGATGAGGCGGCACCGCGTGTCTATCACGGGGTCGCCGCGGGGCTGGATGCCATCGCGGAGGCCTCGGAGACCGATACCGTGGCACTCACCCTCGGGATCTTCTGGCGCCTCGTCAGTGAGGTCGGCTTCATGCCGAGCATCGACCGGTGCGCCGAATGTCACGCCGAGATCCCACCCGAGGCGGATGCCCGGTTCAGTCACGCCGCCGGAGGCGTCCTGTGTCCGCTCTGTGCCAAAATGGCGCCATCCGGTCGCCGGCTGCCGGCCTCCGCTCGCGAGGTCATTTCCGCCTGGATTCGGGGAGACCAGCCCTCGGTCGAGCCAGCCGACTGCCGAGCCCATCAGCGGCTCCTCAGGGAGTTCGTCACCCAGCACCTCCCGGACAGTCGGGAGCTGCGCGCCTTCGGGGTCTGGGAGCAGGGACGGTGGTAA
- a CDS encoding ABC transporter ATP-binding protein: MNDSINRKEQGAPLVFDHVSVRYAGGTQRALDNVSVTAEPGKMTAVVGPNGSGKSTLVRTLLRRVPMESGRVTVGSADVASLDARERARRIAIVPQREEPVLPLRVEEFVGLGRHARRSAFGGLSADDHAAVESAVTRAGIRDALKRRTDTLSGGEWQRVRIARALAQSAPVLVLDEPTTFLDIAHEMAVFELLDELAQQGQTVLLVSHQLNLVARFASHIVLLHRGTVAAAGDAAAVMRGEILERVYEWPLVVTRDPAVGAPALLPLRGRGRHRERPSL, from the coding sequence GTGAACGATTCGATCAACCGGAAAGAGCAGGGGGCGCCCCTCGTGTTCGACCACGTCAGCGTTCGCTACGCCGGTGGTACACAGCGCGCCCTCGACAACGTGTCGGTGACGGCCGAGCCGGGAAAGATGACGGCCGTCGTTGGTCCGAACGGTAGCGGTAAGAGCACGCTCGTGCGTACGCTCCTACGGCGCGTCCCCATGGAGTCCGGCCGCGTCACGGTGGGCAGCGCCGATGTGGCATCACTCGACGCGCGCGAGCGCGCGCGGCGTATCGCCATCGTGCCGCAACGCGAGGAGCCAGTCCTTCCGCTGCGGGTCGAGGAGTTCGTGGGTCTTGGCCGGCACGCCCGTCGCAGCGCATTCGGCGGCCTGAGTGCCGATGATCACGCGGCCGTGGAAAGTGCCGTGACCCGCGCCGGCATCCGAGACGCGTTGAAGCGGCGTACCGACACACTCTCCGGCGGCGAGTGGCAACGCGTGCGCATCGCCCGCGCGCTGGCGCAGTCCGCGCCGGTACTCGTGCTCGATGAGCCCACCACGTTCCTCGACATCGCACACGAGATGGCGGTGTTCGAACTACTCGATGAGCTTGCGCAGCAGGGGCAGACCGTCTTGCTCGTGAGTCACCAGCTCAACCTCGTGGCCCGGTTTGCGTCGCACATCGTGCTGCTGCATCGTGGCACCGTGGCTGCGGCGGGCGATGCCGCCGCCGTTATGCGCGGCGAAATTCTCGAGCGGGTGTACGAGTGGCCCCTGGTCGTCACGCGCGATCCCGCCGTCGGCGCACCGGCGCTGCTGCCGCTGCGCGGCCGCGGTCGTCACCGCGAGCGACCGTCGTTATGA
- a CDS encoding iron ABC transporter permease, which yields MNDDVRRRAAQLPTSPWIAWGIGALLLILVLVLGLSIGAVPIATRDIVDALRGMGEPSTIAIVRDLRAPRVLLAALVGAGLASSGGALQGTLRNPLAEPYLLGVSGGAAVGAVTAMAFGVVQPVLVTACAFAGAAIATMVVTAIARVVGGSADTKLLLMAGVVVGAFANAAILVALADAPPERLRGALFWMMGSAADATWPAVARCAGALLLLGGILVWRARDLDVLSLGDEPAAALGVDVDRVSRQLFLVASWLAAATVAAAGLIGFVGLVVPNLARALGARQHRSMLLISALYGAVLLVAADLLARTVRAPADLPLGAVTALIGVPFFLLRLRRMAA from the coding sequence GTGAACGACGACGTCCGCCGCCGCGCCGCACAGTTGCCGACTTCACCGTGGATAGCCTGGGGCATTGGCGCGCTCCTGCTGATCCTCGTGCTGGTGCTCGGGCTCTCCATCGGTGCCGTGCCGATTGCGACTCGCGATATCGTCGATGCGCTCCGCGGGATGGGTGAACCGTCCACGATCGCGATCGTGCGTGACCTACGGGCGCCGCGTGTGTTGCTCGCCGCGCTCGTCGGCGCCGGACTCGCCAGCAGTGGTGGTGCGCTGCAAGGCACGCTGCGCAATCCGCTGGCGGAACCATATCTCCTCGGCGTGTCCGGAGGTGCGGCCGTCGGTGCGGTCACCGCGATGGCCTTCGGCGTCGTGCAACCCGTGCTCGTCACCGCCTGTGCCTTCGCGGGCGCGGCGATCGCGACGATGGTGGTCACCGCCATCGCGCGCGTCGTTGGCGGAAGCGCCGATACCAAGCTGCTGCTCATGGCCGGCGTCGTGGTCGGTGCCTTCGCGAATGCGGCGATTCTCGTGGCGCTGGCTGATGCACCGCCGGAGCGACTGCGCGGTGCGCTCTTTTGGATGATGGGATCAGCGGCCGATGCCACGTGGCCTGCCGTCGCGCGCTGCGCCGGGGCACTGCTGCTGCTTGGGGGTATCCTCGTCTGGCGCGCGCGCGATCTCGACGTGTTGTCGTTGGGCGACGAGCCCGCCGCCGCTCTCGGCGTCGACGTTGATCGCGTGTCGCGGCAGCTGTTTCTCGTGGCCTCATGGCTTGCCGCAGCGACCGTCGCGGCTGCCGGCTTGATCGGATTCGTCGGGTTGGTGGTGCCGAACCTCGCCCGCGCGCTGGGTGCGCGGCAGCATCGGTCGATGCTACTCATATCTGCGCTGTATGGTGCTGTGCTGTTGGTCGCTGCCGATCTGTTGGCGCGCACGGTGCGCGCGCCTGCCGACCTGCCACTCGGCGCGGTCACGGCGCTCATCGGCGTGCCGTTCTTCCTGCTGCGCTTGCGCCGGATGGCAGCGTGA
- a CDS encoding nucleoside deaminase — MSHDVGATSGPPLAPEVEVAMTLALGQARAAALAGEVPVGAVVLCGADIVARAQNRMMRDGDATSHAELLALRAAAHTLGAARLTECTLVVTLEPCAMCAGAIVLSRVGALVFGAWDDKAGMCGSVGDVVRHPRLNHRPQVRGGVQEAESSAILKAFFAARRG; from the coding sequence TTGAGTCACGACGTCGGCGCCACCTCCGGTCCGCCGTTGGCGCCGGAGGTGGAGGTCGCGATGACCCTCGCGCTAGGCCAAGCGCGAGCGGCCGCGCTGGCCGGGGAAGTCCCGGTCGGCGCGGTCGTGTTGTGTGGTGCCGACATCGTGGCGCGCGCGCAGAACCGGATGATGCGCGACGGTGATGCCACGTCGCATGCGGAGCTGCTCGCATTGCGTGCGGCCGCGCACACGCTCGGCGCCGCTCGACTCACCGAATGCACCTTGGTGGTCACGCTCGAGCCCTGTGCCATGTGCGCGGGAGCGATCGTGCTGTCGCGCGTGGGCGCGTTGGTGTTCGGCGCCTGGGACGACAAGGCCGGCATGTGCGGCTCGGTGGGGGATGTCGTACGGCATCCCAGGCTCAACCATCGTCCGCAGGTACGCGGCGGCGTGCAGGAGGCGGAATCGAGCGCGATATTGAAAGCATTCTTCGCCGCCCGCCGCGGGTAG
- the clpB gene encoding ATP-dependent chaperone ClpB encodes MINPDRLTVKSAEALNEAVALARKAGNPLVYDLHLLLALLAQDEGIVVPVLQRVGANVASVRAAAEQEAARYAKQSDAQPTFSRELTQVVDAAEKEAKALGDEYVSTEHLLLALSDAKGTDSTRVLTTVGAHRKALLDALKLVRGSHKVTDQSPEGQYQAIEKFTRDLTEAARKGKLDPVIGRDEEIRRVIQVLSRRTKNNPVLIGEPGVGKTAIAEGLAQRIISGDVPEGLRNKKLVSLDLGALIAGAKFRGEFEERLKAVMKEITAAEGLYVVFIDELHTLVGAGKAEGSMDAGNMLKPMLARGELRVVGATTLDEYRLHVEKDAALERRFQPVFVGEPSVESTIAILRGLKERYEAHHGVRITDGAVVAAATLSNRYIGDRFLPDKAIDLIDEAASRLRIEIDSVPQEIDEVDRRIVQLEIERQALRKETDPASVERRGNLEGELADLKEKTTGMRAQWQQEKETLGAVGRIKQEIETAKFEAEQATRLGDLNKAAEITYGKIPQLERDMKVAEGKLGSHDGRPQFLKEEVGADDVADVVARWTGIPVTRMLESERERLTKLEDVLATRVVGQREAVKAVSNAVRRSRAGLQDPNRPIGSFIFLGPTGVGKTETAKALAEFLFDDEHAMVRIDMSEYMEKHAVARLIGAPPGYVGYEEGGQLTEAVRRRPYSVILFDEIEKAHPDVFNILLQLLDDGRLTDSQGRTVDFRNAVIIMTSNVGSQMILERGQAGDTAWANVEQDVLMALRGVFKPEFLNRIDDIVVFHPLGRGEIDHIVDLQLAHLRKLLADRKLTIRLTDAARTLLADEGYDPVFGARPLKRAVQRMLQNPLALAVLDGTFKDGDVIVADVQTGTDSLSFRHGDATDAAAQAAFSGVTPMAEMLG; translated from the coding sequence ATGATCAATCCTGACCGTCTGACCGTGAAGAGCGCTGAGGCGCTCAACGAAGCCGTCGCGCTCGCGCGCAAGGCCGGCAATCCGCTCGTCTATGATCTGCACCTCCTGCTGGCGCTGCTGGCCCAGGACGAGGGCATCGTAGTCCCGGTGCTGCAGCGCGTCGGAGCAAACGTCGCCAGCGTCCGCGCCGCTGCCGAACAGGAAGCCGCCCGGTATGCCAAGCAAAGCGACGCGCAGCCCACCTTCAGTCGCGAGCTCACGCAGGTCGTCGACGCCGCCGAGAAAGAAGCCAAAGCCCTCGGTGACGAATACGTCTCCACCGAACATCTGCTGCTCGCGCTCTCCGATGCCAAGGGCACCGACAGTACGCGCGTGCTGACCACCGTCGGCGCACACCGCAAGGCGCTGCTCGACGCGCTCAAGCTCGTGCGCGGCTCGCACAAGGTCACCGACCAATCGCCCGAAGGACAGTATCAGGCGATCGAGAAGTTCACCCGCGATCTCACCGAAGCCGCGCGCAAGGGTAAGCTCGATCCCGTCATCGGGCGCGACGAAGAAATCCGTCGCGTCATTCAGGTGCTCTCGCGCCGCACGAAGAACAATCCCGTGCTCATCGGCGAGCCCGGCGTCGGCAAGACGGCCATCGCCGAAGGACTCGCCCAGCGCATCATCAGCGGTGACGTGCCCGAGGGCCTCCGAAACAAGAAACTGGTGTCGCTCGACCTCGGCGCGCTCATCGCCGGTGCCAAGTTCCGCGGCGAATTCGAGGAGCGCCTCAAGGCCGTGATGAAGGAGATCACGGCCGCCGAAGGATTGTACGTCGTGTTCATCGACGAGCTGCACACGCTCGTTGGCGCCGGCAAGGCGGAAGGCAGCATGGACGCCGGCAACATGCTCAAGCCCATGCTGGCCCGCGGTGAACTGCGTGTGGTCGGTGCGACCACGCTCGATGAGTATCGCTTGCACGTCGAGAAGGACGCCGCTCTCGAGCGTCGCTTTCAGCCGGTGTTCGTCGGCGAGCCCAGTGTCGAGAGTACGATCGCCATTCTGCGCGGACTCAAAGAGCGCTACGAAGCGCATCACGGCGTGCGCATCACCGACGGCGCGGTCGTAGCCGCGGCGACGCTGTCCAACCGCTACATCGGCGATCGGTTCTTGCCCGACAAGGCGATCGATCTGATCGACGAAGCCGCCTCTCGGCTGCGCATCGAAATCGATTCGGTGCCGCAAGAGATCGACGAAGTCGACCGCCGCATCGTGCAGCTGGAGATCGAGCGGCAGGCCTTGCGCAAGGAAACCGACCCCGCCTCGGTCGAGCGTCGCGGGAACCTCGAAGGCGAACTCGCCGATCTGAAAGAAAAGACCACCGGCATGCGCGCGCAGTGGCAACAGGAGAAGGAAACGCTCGGCGCCGTTGGTCGCATCAAGCAGGAAATCGAAACCGCGAAGTTCGAAGCGGAGCAGGCCACGCGCCTCGGTGATCTCAACAAGGCCGCCGAGATCACGTACGGCAAAATTCCGCAGCTCGAGCGGGACATGAAAGTCGCCGAAGGAAAACTCGGCAGTCACGACGGCCGTCCGCAGTTCCTCAAGGAGGAAGTCGGCGCGGACGACGTGGCCGATGTCGTAGCGCGTTGGACAGGCATTCCCGTCACGCGCATGCTGGAGAGCGAACGTGAACGCCTCACGAAGCTCGAAGACGTGCTCGCCACGCGTGTGGTGGGTCAGCGCGAAGCGGTGAAGGCCGTGTCGAACGCCGTGCGCCGGTCGCGCGCAGGACTGCAGGATCCCAATCGGCCGATCGGCTCGTTCATCTTCCTCGGGCCCACGGGCGTGGGTAAGACGGAGACCGCCAAGGCGCTGGCCGAGTTCCTGTTCGACGACGAACACGCGATGGTGCGCATCGACATGTCGGAGTACATGGAGAAGCACGCCGTGGCGCGGCTCATCGGCGCGCCGCCGGGCTATGTGGGCTACGAAGAAGGGGGCCAGCTCACCGAGGCCGTCCGCCGTCGGCCGTACTCGGTGATTCTATTCGACGAAATCGAGAAGGCACATCCGGATGTGTTCAACATTCTGCTGCAACTGCTCGACGACGGCCGCCTCACCGATTCGCAGGGACGCACCGTCGACTTCCGCAACGCCGTCATCATCATGACGTCGAACGTCGGCAGTCAGATGATTCTCGAACGTGGGCAAGCGGGCGACACGGCGTGGGCCAACGTGGAGCAGGATGTCCTGATGGCGCTGCGTGGTGTGTTCAAGCCCGAGTTCCTCAATCGTATCGACGACATCGTGGTGTTCCATCCGCTCGGTCGCGGCGAGATCGATCACATCGTCGACCTGCAGCTCGCGCATCTGCGCAAGCTGCTGGCCGACCGCAAGCTCACCATTCGTCTCACCGATGCCGCGCGCACGTTGCTCGCCGACGAGGGATACGATCCCGTGTTCGGCGCGCGGCCGCTCAAGCGTGCCGTGCAGCGCATGCTGCAAAATCCGCTGGCGCTCGCCGTACTCGATGGCACATTCAAAGACGGTGACGTGATCGTGGCCGATGTGCAAACGGGCACCGACTCACTGTCGTTCAGGCACGGAGACGCCACCGATGCCGCCGCACAGGCCGCGTTCTCAGGCGTCACGCCAATGGCGGAGATGCTGGGTTGA
- a CDS encoding Rad52/Rad22 family DNA repair protein produces the protein MSNSAPQDTRALFAQLAAPFAADELDWRIGRSGIKNGNPWAQILVYIDARAARKRLNDVLGQQNWRIEYNSGPGNGVLARLSIRVGDEWIAKEDGADTTDIEATKGGLSGAFKRAAAVWGIGEYLYDVGNSWADFTPNGANSVKIEGTYYKWSPPQLNAQFIPAGNRPAPKAAPSRPEIVRDEEPAPETRRSSQPDPDLPRGVASARSGYDNAAAAKGMTADKARTMKVPFGKMKGEILGDVIATRRDDVKSGRDWAATNNKFVDYVAAVDALLAA, from the coding sequence ATGAGCAACTCTGCACCGCAGGACACCCGCGCGTTGTTCGCGCAGCTCGCCGCCCCGTTCGCGGCCGACGAATTGGACTGGCGCATTGGCCGCTCCGGTATCAAGAACGGCAACCCGTGGGCGCAGATCCTGGTTTATATCGATGCCCGCGCGGCGCGGAAGCGCCTCAACGATGTGCTCGGGCAACAGAACTGGCGCATCGAGTACAACTCGGGGCCCGGGAACGGCGTGCTCGCGCGGCTCTCGATCCGCGTCGGCGATGAGTGGATCGCCAAAGAGGACGGGGCCGACACGACCGACATCGAGGCCACGAAGGGCGGGCTCTCCGGCGCGTTCAAGCGCGCGGCGGCCGTCTGGGGTATCGGTGAGTACTTGTACGATGTCGGCAATAGCTGGGCCGACTTCACGCCGAACGGCGCGAACAGCGTTAAGATCGAGGGCACGTACTATAAGTGGTCGCCGCCGCAGCTCAACGCGCAATTCATCCCCGCCGGCAACAGGCCCGCGCCTAAAGCGGCGCCGTCCCGCCCGGAGATCGTGCGCGATGAGGAGCCGGCACCCGAGACGCGGCGGTCATCGCAGCCGGACCCGGATCTCCCGCGTGGTGTCGCGTCGGCCCGCTCCGGATACGACAACGCGGCGGCCGCCAAAGGCATGACCGCCGACAAAGCCCGGACCATGAAGGTGCCGTTCGGGAAGATGAAGGGCGAGATCCTGGGCGACGTGATCGCCACGCGGCGCGATGATGTGAAGAGCGGTCGCGACTGGGCAGCGACCAACAACAAGTTCGTCGACTACGTGGCAGCGGTGGATGCGCTCCTAGCCGCGTGA
- a CDS encoding bifunctional nuclease family protein, which produces MMVEVTVARLGLDSATNSYVVILRERGGKRVLPIWIGQPEAESIVMQMNSVKRERPITHDLCKSLIIGLGGTLRRVSITRVQKNTYYAEMQIDGPIGVVEVDARPSDSIAIALRLDAPIFAPSALLTALDDDQDDDGDDFSVHASDSELTAEQLKAYLENLRPEDFGKFSP; this is translated from the coding sequence ATGATGGTTGAAGTCACGGTGGCCCGACTCGGGCTCGACAGCGCGACGAATTCCTACGTCGTCATTCTCCGCGAACGAGGCGGGAAGCGCGTCCTGCCCATCTGGATCGGGCAGCCGGAGGCGGAGTCGATCGTGATGCAGATGAATTCGGTGAAGCGCGAACGGCCGATCACGCACGACCTCTGCAAGTCGCTCATCATCGGGCTCGGTGGCACGCTGCGCCGCGTCTCCATCACTCGCGTACAAAAGAACACGTACTACGCCGAGATGCAGATCGACGGACCCATCGGCGTAGTCGAGGTCGACGCCCGTCCGTCCGACAGTATCGCGATTGCCCTGCGGCTCGACGCGCCGATCTTCGCGCCGTCCGCATTGCTCACTGCGCTCGACGACGATCAGGATGACGACGGCGATGACTTCTCCGTCCACGCCTCCGACAGCGAACTGACGGCCGAACAGCTCAAGGCCTATCTCGAGAACCTCCGGCCGGAAGACTTCGGCAAGTTCTCGCCCTGA
- a CDS encoding TonB-dependent receptor: MSVVALFLVSTIAHSVQSTRDSATICVADARTRAPLVGAEITWFVPPSTRRTSRRLANACAHLPATRSGANTDSMRVVRTGYLPRRVTVPPSTWPAGDTIWVALLAVDATRTEQLAAVQVTAMRADANASDLRSAGRTTATLQTVDARTAGASTVNAVLALMPYTNVRSARGETGLSLRGARREQVAITLDGMPLNDPATGIADVSDVPLAALQSATVALGADPVGTGAGATGGVLALTSSAQRVASMRVSAFGQQAVEGAWHASSAGALWHASAAWRTATNDFAFVNDAGVAPQREARVNNDEQRATLSLGVIGSRAQLSVLGSTSERGMVGPANVRTYDADRSHTDRLLARAQTTVHGTTLSTGVRRMQLRYVDPTRPALDSRAVAWAGDAEWRGALRDIAWRMGVGADRLTATGGITQRRRRGFVGVQRAWSAHRIGLWSVDVGARADLIEGSGFLPTASIGAERRIARMGEQAHLVAFARAAQAVRVPTLYDLYFSSPQRLFVRALSPERVDVDVSSGLRVFAGATRRHASLEGAIVARNTRDAIVWFPGNFGWSPANVGVERLRGVESRAEVASGIASLSGWITAYDAMLSTGGLRIPTPYVPRFAGGAQLQLHTAAQHATVVWRGTGARPYTAGPRNPDFELAAVSLVDITVAQQLRALPHWPWPRFDALVAFSLENAADASWQSVRGFPSPGRAWAISFTLQHSPR; the protein is encoded by the coding sequence ATGAGTGTCGTGGCGCTCTTCCTCGTGAGCACCATCGCGCACTCGGTTCAGTCGACGCGCGACTCCGCGACGATTTGCGTGGCCGATGCGCGTACGCGCGCGCCGCTGGTTGGTGCCGAGATCACGTGGTTCGTGCCGCCGTCGACGAGACGTACCTCGCGTCGTCTGGCCAACGCCTGCGCGCATCTTCCCGCCACGCGTTCGGGGGCGAATACCGACAGCATGCGAGTGGTACGCACCGGATATCTGCCGCGCCGCGTTACGGTGCCGCCCTCGACGTGGCCGGCCGGAGACACGATCTGGGTCGCGCTGCTCGCTGTCGACGCCACGCGTACGGAACAATTGGCCGCTGTGCAGGTCACCGCTATGCGAGCAGACGCAAACGCGAGCGACCTGCGTTCCGCTGGGCGTACGACGGCCACGTTGCAGACCGTCGACGCCCGCACGGCCGGCGCCTCCACGGTGAATGCGGTGCTCGCGCTCATGCCGTATACCAACGTGCGATCGGCGCGCGGCGAGACAGGACTATCCCTTCGAGGCGCGCGTCGTGAACAGGTGGCGATCACGCTCGACGGCATGCCGCTCAATGATCCCGCAACGGGAATCGCCGACGTCTCCGACGTTCCGCTGGCGGCGCTGCAGTCGGCAACCGTCGCCCTCGGCGCCGATCCGGTCGGTACGGGTGCCGGTGCCACCGGCGGCGTGTTGGCGCTCACCTCGTCGGCGCAGCGTGTGGCGTCGATGCGCGTAAGCGCGTTCGGGCAGCAGGCCGTGGAGGGCGCCTGGCATGCATCGTCCGCTGGCGCGCTCTGGCACGCCAGCGCCGCGTGGCGAACGGCGACCAACGACTTTGCATTTGTGAACGACGCGGGCGTCGCGCCGCAGCGTGAGGCGCGTGTGAACAACGACGAACAACGCGCGACCCTGTCGCTCGGCGTGATCGGCAGCCGCGCGCAGCTTTCCGTGCTGGGCTCGACCAGCGAGCGCGGCATGGTCGGTCCTGCCAACGTGCGCACCTACGATGCCGACCGTTCGCACACCGATCGTCTGCTGGCGCGTGCCCAGACCACCGTGCATGGCACCACGCTGTCGACCGGCGTCCGCCGCATGCAACTGCGCTACGTCGATCCCACCCGTCCGGCGCTCGATTCACGCGCCGTGGCCTGGGCGGGCGATGCCGAATGGCGCGGGGCGTTGCGCGACATCGCGTGGCGCATGGGGGTCGGTGCCGATCGCCTCACGGCGACAGGTGGCATCACGCAGCGTCGCCGTCGTGGGTTCGTCGGCGTGCAGCGCGCATGGAGTGCGCACCGTATCGGGCTGTGGAGCGTGGATGTCGGCGCTCGCGCCGATCTCATTGAAGGCAGCGGGTTCTTGCCCACTGCGTCGATCGGCGCCGAACGCCGCATCGCGCGCATGGGAGAGCAGGCGCATCTCGTGGCGTTTGCGCGCGCCGCCCAGGCGGTACGGGTGCCCACCCTCTACGATCTGTACTTCTCGTCACCGCAGCGACTGTTCGTACGTGCGCTCTCACCCGAGCGCGTGGACGTTGATGTCAGTAGCGGCCTCCGTGTGTTCGCCGGCGCCACGCGTCGGCACGCGAGTCTCGAAGGCGCCATCGTCGCGCGCAACACACGCGACGCGATCGTATGGTTCCCCGGCAACTTCGGCTGGAGTCCCGCCAACGTTGGCGTGGAACGGCTCCGCGGGGTGGAGTCACGCGCCGAAGTCGCGTCGGGCATCGCGTCACTCTCGGGGTGGATTACCGCCTACGACGCGATGCTCAGCACCGGCGGCCTGCGTATCCCCACGCCATACGTTCCCCGCTTCGCCGGCGGCGCACAGCTGCAGCTGCACACGGCGGCGCAGCACGCCACCGTCGTGTGGCGCGGTACCGGCGCCCGGCCATACACCGCCGGACCACGCAACCCCGATTTCGAATTGGCAGCGGTGTCGCTCGTCGACATCACAGTCGCGCAACAGCTGCGCGCACTGCCCCACTGGCCGTGGCCCCGCTTCGACGCCTTGGTCGCGTTCTCGCTCGAGAACGCCGCCGATGCCTCGTGGCAGTCGGTCCGCGGTTTTCCGTCGCCCGGGCGCGCCTGGGCGATATCGTTCACTCTACAACACTCCCCACGATGA
- a CDS encoding helical backbone metal receptor, which produces MSVVAVADTDDFGAPLPRDARFAARVVSLNPAATEAIFTIGADTLLVGRSRWDEYPTEVSRIAALGDGIRPNIEAVLAARPTLVVLYATAENRAAAEALSRAGVRTIALRVDHIAQFHRMIATLGRALGADARARIVSDSVQSTLDRVRTLTASGSRPRVVWPAWESPLLVIGGGSYIDELLVIAGAENVFHDMDAPSPPVSIEEIAKRDPDVIITGVARGAKLAANPSWQAIRAVRERRFIVQDPAVTGRPSVVLGMAAVQLARALHPELRDSLR; this is translated from the coding sequence GTGTCGGTCGTTGCCGTAGCGGACACCGATGATTTCGGTGCGCCGCTGCCGCGAGACGCGCGTTTCGCCGCGCGCGTCGTGTCGCTCAATCCCGCCGCGACCGAAGCGATCTTCACGATCGGTGCCGACACGCTGCTCGTGGGTCGCTCGCGCTGGGACGAGTATCCGACAGAGGTCAGCCGCATCGCCGCGCTCGGCGACGGTATTCGCCCCAACATCGAAGCGGTTCTCGCGGCGCGACCCACCCTCGTCGTGCTGTACGCCACCGCCGAGAATCGTGCGGCCGCGGAGGCGTTGAGTCGCGCTGGCGTGCGTACGATCGCACTGCGCGTCGATCACATCGCGCAGTTTCACCGCATGATCGCGACGCTTGGTCGCGCGCTCGGCGCCGATGCGCGGGCGCGAATCGTGAGTGACTCGGTGCAGTCCACACTCGATCGTGTGCGCACCCTCACCGCCTCCGGTTCGCGACCGCGCGTGGTCTGGCCGGCGTGGGAATCGCCGCTGCTCGTAATCGGTGGTGGCAGTTACATCGATGAGCTGCTGGTCATTGCGGGCGCCGAGAATGTATTCCATGACATGGATGCGCCGTCGCCACCAGTGTCGATCGAGGAAATCGCGAAGCGAGATCCCGATGTCATCATCACCGGTGTCGCGCGCGGGGCGAAGCTTGCCGCCAATCCCTCGTGGCAAGCCATCCGTGCGGTGCGCGAGCGGCGCTTCATCGTGCAGGATCCGGCCGTCACCGGTCGGCCTTCCGTGGTGCTGGGCATGGCCGCCGTGCAACTCGCCCGGGCGTTGCATCCAGAGCTGCGCGACTCGCTACGGTGA